Proteins found in one Amphiura filiformis chromosome 14, Afil_fr2py, whole genome shotgun sequence genomic segment:
- the LOC140169667 gene encoding LOW QUALITY PROTEIN: extracellular serine proteinase-like (The sequence of the model RefSeq protein was modified relative to this genomic sequence to represent the inferred CDS: inserted 1 base in 1 codon) — MEKLIFLLSCLFGLSCATAPLKTVDSPIDNHYIVVLKNSGDVDRDRQALSKIAGVKVNQEYRRVLKGFGVQVKSQSALDEIRENRDVQYVQQDGNVTIYETAMTWGLDRIDQRKLPLDGQSSFKGDGSGVNVYIIDTGVYQDHQYFGGRARFAYDATDEEGGGPVDCNGHGTHCAGTIGADYYGIXKGATLHGVKVLSCQGWGMYSWVIGGMDFVANNHIDPAVASMSLGGGASDAIDEAIQGMYDAGVPVAVAAGNSDYDACYFSPAKAQKALTVGATDHEDKRAVFSNYGTCVDIFAPGVDVLSTMIGSPTATGTFSGTSMACPHVAGVMALILGNDPTLKPADVYKKLKADSTSGVLQDKGLGSPDRMLYVTP, encoded by the exons AATTCCGGTGACGTTGATAGAGATAGGCAAGCGTTGTCCAAGATCGCAGGAGTCAAGGTGAATCAGGAGTATAGACGTGTACTCAAGGGTTTTGGTGTTCAAGTGAAATCTCAAAGCGCACTAGACGAA ATTCGAGAAAATCGCGATGTACAGTACGTTCAACAGGATGGCAATGTAACGATATACGAAACAGCAATGACATGGGGATTGGACAGAATTGATCAACGAAAGCTACCACTGGACGGACAATCAAGCTTTAAAG GAGATGGTAGCGGCGTCAACGTGTACATTATTGATACTGGAGTTTATCAAGACCACCAATATTTCGGTGGACGGGCTCGTTTTGCCTATGACGCTACTGATGAGGAGGGTGGTGGACCAGTG GACTGCAATGGTCACGGTACACATTGTGCGGGCACTATTGGAGCCGACTACTACGGta gcaagggtgcaactcttcATGGTGTAAAAGTACTATCATGCCAAGGCTGGGGAATGTATAGTTGGGTCATAGGAG GTATGGATTTCGTAGCCAACAATCATATCGATCCAGCTGTTGCTTCCATGTCACTGGGTGGAGGGGCAAGCGACGCAATAGATGAAGCTATTCAAGGCATGTATGACGCTGGTGTGCCAGTGGCAGTGGCAGCGGGAAATAGCGACTACGATGCATGCTATTTTTCTCCCGCAAAAGCACAAAAG GCATTAACAGTCGGTGCGACTGATCACGAAGACAAACGCGCGGTTTTTTCTAATTACGGAACATGTGTGGATATCTTTGCACCAGGAGTGGATGTTTTGAGTACTATGATTGGCTCTCCGACAGCGACGGGTACTTTTAGTGGAACATCTATGGCTTGTCCACATGTTGCTG GAGTGATGGCGCTTATTTTGGGGAACGACCCAACATTGAAGCCTGCAGACGTGTATAAGAAACTGAAAGCTGATTCCACGAGTGGTGTTTTGCAGGACAAGGGTCTAGGGAGCCCGGATAGGATGCTGTATGTTACACCGTAG